The genomic region ggatgcaaggccgaaatgagaacctgcttacaagcatggataaaataaatggattccatttaaaggtgcacctctggcaacaacatgtgcaaagtgccaaccttgagatgttcccactcacagaggaacggcaagatcaccctgctgcactgtgcgaggtaataggtaaacatctgaaaacttgaggagaagttgtcattttatttctcttcagcctccactgaatgccttgactgctaTTGGAAAGGACATaactttacaggagcaggaggaactaactgaactgaaacaagatcgtggtttaaagctaagatttgcttaacttcctttggacagtttttggttgactgctcCCAAGGAGTTCCCCATtccggccaacaaagttttgacattgctcccattttccacaacatatgtgtgtgagctaAGCTTTTCAACCCaactgctataaaaactaaaaacagagagagactgaaagctggtgaagaagagctttgtgtatgcctttcttcaattcctgccaggatattggctttgtgttcatctaaacaggcccaggtttcactgtgagtgagtataaataaattgagaaactatattgcaattacatatactgtattaggctacagagtgtcattctgtaacatttttggtcggtggtgtgccacaagatttttccaatgtaaaaaatgtgccatggctcaaaaaaaattgaaaaacactgcgttacactacacaatttaagaagctacacttacttctgcttccattttaacacttttcagttttggagcaacaacaacagcaacaacagcaacagcaataacaacaaaaaagtgttggaacaaaataaatcttattttccattccaggttgcaggtattcgtgggtgcaatgcaacactgttccacacacaaataactcttttgaatggttaaattactaaaatcagaaagcgccaccagcatatctgacaaagatgactcatgaaccaattctttaaatcactagctgaaaacgacgtattgaatttacacaaacgtcaaataacaaatacaaaattctactttctcatgaatatggtatagtgcattgcttaatcagcagtttttcttagaaagacaagatatttaaattgaatgaatttaatgaaaccacacatcaagctgtcttttctaacagaacattaaatttagcattagctcccagtttcagaaagttctagccagacattcagggggaaagaatcagaacaaaatgtaaaataaaaaaagtagtgaaagatgaaagtgaaggaataaacgaggggtttgtgtcttagttgttgagtaattaaaaactaaaaaaaaagctgtgagattcAGCGTTTGTCACAACAATGCCAAACGCTCTCCCgactatttctttgggattgttcccaaactgagaaatcaaggttcttcagtcatgcttcccccacaatcaagctttggagttgactccatGTTCCCAATGActatagagtcgactccaaagcttgatttctttgaatcgactctattcccattacctggtatctacgaactgacaccaggtattaggaatcgccctgttaatcatgataatgatcctatgtacttaatactgtgggttgttcccctaacctttaattcgagatttgtgctgaatcgattcttggaacagactcactcagtgttgcaatcgatttcagaatattagcaagggtttgaatcgttatcatttcccttgcttccatttgtaggaagctgccttaatcacgataaacccaggctacgcaggcaggaccgagctccgggacaacctggaggccgctTCAGATCCGTCTCCATGATTGTGCCCAACCACACCGTCATCGCAGAGGTGTGCTCGGGTGccgtcattcattacattatgtaatgaacgcaataacggatgtattctggcgtgttacagaaccgtttcacgttgtcttttttgctgtaggtggacttgtgagctgagggcttcaagtccagtgagactctggcgaagaagatgattcagctgtataagctgtgcagcaagcagctttcccggcaggaccactacgacttcagcatgagagtcgtcaactctgttatcgtcatggccgggtatgtccgtctacgaacagggtgaacatattagattagattagattcatccgttgttttttctaaattgttaattaaaactatctataaatgtaacacatgtcttgctggaataaatcgagcgtgtgtgtgtgtgtgtgtgtgtgtgtgtgtgtgcgtgtgtgtgtgtgcgtgttccaggtctctgaagcgagagaacccacacctgagtgagaacgtggtgttgattagagcgctacgatactccaacctgcccaagttactcaaggatgacgcagaacttaaaataaaataaattgataaatagtaaagaacgccaaagcttacatgtggagtatcaaaggtcattatcacaggatcactggaatcaggcactaggaggaaattccaggacaaattaggaaatacaattaactgacatttgcaaattctttgcaactaaaaagctgtaattatataacttttttttaaagcatttaaagtatataacattagcaccttgtaatgttataccagatgaaaagtaaagaatcctggaacatctgaacatccataatctgaaaatcttgaatctagtgtcaatcgagtcaatccaatctttcttgtgtgcgtttagcggtattctgtcggacctctttcctggtgtgggTGTCCCCGAGCATGACTACGGCGCGCTTTAAtcgaacatcgaggcagctctatgcgcccactccctgcagcccgtctccagcatgaccgccaaggtgatccagctgtacgagaccatgctggtgcaccagggcgtcttGCTGGTGGGCCCTACAAGAGGCGGTAAGACCACGgcgtaccgtgccctcgctgacgcactgcgcaccctccacgagacagagggctgcgaggtgaatcccttctacaagcccatcgagaccgacGTGCTCAACCCACAGTCAGTAAGCttggacgagctgtatggtgaagacgaccctctcacactggagtgtagtgccatcaaaccgtccctcggcagtgacatcgccgacacgcacaagtgggtggtgagtgacgtacctgtggacgtgcctgtggattgagaaaattacccccgtgttggacaacaacaagacgctctgtctggctaacggtgaaaggatcaagctcacaccttctacacacatgttattcgaggtgttacccatcagacacaggtagcatcggtcctaaaaaccatcacaaacaagcacaagcatatcatttccaagaagatttttttttttacattaaacgcgttcctgatggaaaggtcacacacaaacgtatctttaagacttcactctttcacacgcctataatgagcgataaacgcatttgaagcatgttataaagcctccgtaatgcattacgcatagtatttaaataaatattattataataacatgcactacactacattatgcattatgaagtcttaacgtattgttaacacgtctttactgtgagcgggatgatgaccagacAGAGGCAGGCTCCCAGGTACTTATATCCGTAGacgtactgatacagagccattctggccacgcAGTAATCCACATCCACGTCCCAGTTTTAGCACAGCTGCCTCTGccactcaaagttactgctcgagtccacctacgtgaacacatacacaaagacatgtgatatatacgatctcattgtatacgaattgggcattctcgctgacgatatagcgtggatagtttataatgatagtttataatagttttctctaaactgatcctccaacccccaatagttaacctcacctaaaacgtcttacatttagacagattttcttttaaagtctttaatttatttattcattttcatatggttcatttacatgtgattcatttacgttgattcatttacatgtgattcattttcatgagattcatgaaaattcatttttttttaaagtggcagaattcgtttttaacacaatatatagattaaaaaaattatataatttcttttccatttttttatacaactgatattttctcatagaatgttaaatacatatagagaaatatatacagaatgaaggacaaggttttgtgcctgtgccacctcccacaccaatgagtgttgggttgagtcatcccctaagctaaccctgcctgagcctttttattaaaggtgtttaatttagtttgatgtggtttagtttgttagaatgtgaatttatccgttatatgtaggctagctaactgcgtagttaactaacgttagtcagctgacaagaaaaatatcagactttttcctcatcccctgcctgtccaaaccctgcctcctctacatcagatgccgacgatgttgagaccaactcgaccagtgaaagttctcaagtgacatttgagtcatcccagcccgtttcaatcggtgtgcaatcttttacagatgatgacagccaagctcagcgagttgagtcttctcccgtccctgcggctctcatcccgacaagacagtttaaatcagcttggctacaagagttcgcctggttacgttatgacaaagggaaaatgtactgcacattttgcgctaaagcaggacaagatattgctggtaaaatagagttcattaccagttcgagtcattttaaaaaagaaaccgtaaagaagcatggagacagtacaaaacatgagaccgccagggattgtgtcattgctaggtctgcccctcgtgccaccccaatcgtgaaagcagtgcaacgtgctagtgataaagtcactgaaaaagagatgagggaattgaaaataaaattcaatgcagcctacatgactctgagcctgaatagcaggaaatgaataaaa from Ictalurus punctatus breed USDA103 unplaced genomic scaffold, Coco_2.0 Super-Scaffold_100068, whole genome shotgun sequence harbors:
- the LOC128630860 gene encoding dynein axonemal heavy chain 6-like, producing the protein MTAKVIQLYETMLVHQGVLLVGPTRGGKTTAYRALADALRTLHETEGCEVNPFYKPIETDVLNPQSVSLDELYGEDDPLTLECSAIKPSLGSDIADTHKWVVSDVPVDVPVD